A stretch of the Duncaniella dubosii genome encodes the following:
- a CDS encoding GNAT family N-acetyltransferase has product MLEITFEVFDTIKHLESFWKESDALASAMIADGRLPRIEYTFYQTFRWNEFVERYYSSQPAVRLGLKHIEYILVRKDGKAMAILPLMVYKSGKVEMTSWRTSGINNVVSVYNNERHADVFKALIGYIRGRYHGKKLRLFELPPSTPFTVELSAIPGASYTERGSYHIPLSDFEDFDAYYMSLNKKLRHNIKTRSNHFTHGDLTSELKVFTRENPPFNDYWKKIWRLFFMRKNVWRKRDITFFRKLVCSWETRKECSGGMKTRSFSELDETVLFVFEINGEPAAFAFLYLSDGYIVVPKLAIDTEQRAHAPGILMLKEIMKWCYDRGVRDFDLCRGEEPYKQQMGAVNQPVCRVMAKL; this is encoded by the coding sequence ATGCTTGAAATTACATTTGAAGTTTTTGACACAATAAAGCATTTGGAGTCGTTCTGGAAGGAGTCAGATGCACTGGCCTCCGCTATGATTGCCGATGGAAGGCTGCCAAGGATTGAATATACGTTCTATCAGACTTTTCGGTGGAACGAATTTGTCGAACGTTATTATTCTAGCCAGCCGGCTGTCAGGCTTGGACTGAAACATATAGAATACATTCTTGTCAGGAAGGACGGAAAGGCTATGGCGATTCTGCCGCTGATGGTCTATAAATCAGGCAAGGTAGAGATGACTTCATGGCGTACGTCAGGTATAAACAACGTTGTCTCAGTCTACAACAATGAGCGTCATGCCGATGTGTTCAAAGCTCTTATCGGCTATATCCGCGGGCGCTATCACGGCAAAAAGCTGCGCCTGTTTGAGCTTCCGCCCTCTACGCCGTTCACTGTGGAGCTTTCGGCCATTCCCGGCGCATCTTACACCGAGCGGGGCAGCTACCACATACCACTCTCCGATTTTGAAGATTTCGATGCCTACTATATGTCGCTCAACAAGAAACTGCGCCACAACATCAAGACGCGCAGCAACCATTTCACCCACGGCGATCTGACATCTGAGCTAAAAGTGTTCACGCGCGAAAATCCTCCTTTCAATGATTATTGGAAAAAAATCTGGCGTCTGTTTTTCATGCGTAAGAACGTATGGCGAAAGCGTGACATCACGTTTTTCCGCAAACTTGTATGCTCATGGGAAACCCGAAAAGAGTGTTCAGGCGGAATGAAAACACGGAGTTTCAGCGAACTCGACGAGACAGTGCTATTCGTATTCGAGATCAACGGAGAGCCTGCGGCCTTTGCCTTCCTTTATCTGTCTGACGGTTATATCGTCGTGCCCAAACTTGCCATTGACACCGAACAGCGCGCCCACGCTCCGGGCATTCTTATGCTCAAGGAAATAATGAAGTGGTGCTACGACCGCGGAGTCCGAGATTTCGACCTCTGCCGTGGCGAAGAACCCTACAAGCAGCAGATGGGAGCCGTCAACCAGCCCGTCTGCCGCGTGATGGCCAAGCTGTGA
- a CDS encoding SulP family inorganic anion transporter has product MNFNGSIDFRPKLVSALKNYSADKFKNDLVAGIVVGIVALPLAIAFGIASGVSPTVGLITAIIGGFIVSAAGGCTVQIGGPTGAFIVIVYNIIASFGLEGLAVATFMAGLILVALGFFRLGTVIKFIPYPIVVGFTAGIALTIFSTQINDFFGLGLKNVPSEFIPKWGAYISNFGNIDWVTLCVGLAALAIIIVTPKVSRRLPGALIAIIIVTAVVAVVPGISVETIGDRFGSLSTDIPQPHGFELNMATINRLLPSAFTIAILGAIESLLSATVADGVTGTRTNSNTELIGQGMANIIVPFFGGIPVTGAIARTMTNITNGGRTPVAGVVHAIVLFLIFLFLMPLINLIPMACLAAVLIVVSYNMSGWRTIRSIFHNPKSDISVLAVTFLLTVIFDLTIAIEMGLLLAVILFLRRVMENTEIKAYSGQLDIDEGSEMAHHEVLDVNPGVEVYEIDGPFFFGVATKFDELMRSSMGRKPLVRIIRMRKVPFIDSTGIHNLETLIKSSQEEGIHVVLSGVKENVRTALVNAGINRLIGEDHICSHITKAVEMANRIAPASSTVSAANA; this is encoded by the coding sequence ATGAATTTTAACGGTTCAATTGATTTCAGGCCGAAATTGGTTTCGGCATTGAAAAATTATTCGGCAGACAAGTTCAAGAATGACCTTGTGGCCGGTATTGTCGTGGGTATCGTCGCTCTTCCTCTTGCAATTGCGTTTGGTATTGCAAGCGGTGTAAGCCCTACAGTAGGTCTGATTACGGCTATAATCGGTGGTTTTATTGTTTCTGCTGCCGGCGGATGTACGGTTCAGATAGGTGGTCCTACAGGTGCGTTCATCGTCATTGTCTATAACATTATAGCCTCTTTCGGACTCGAAGGTCTTGCCGTGGCTACGTTTATGGCAGGTCTGATATTGGTGGCTCTCGGATTTTTCCGCCTCGGAACGGTCATCAAGTTTATCCCTTATCCTATAGTGGTCGGTTTTACCGCAGGTATTGCACTCACAATATTTTCGACACAGATAAACGATTTTTTCGGTCTCGGACTGAAAAACGTCCCGAGCGAATTTATTCCGAAATGGGGTGCGTATATTTCCAATTTCGGTAATATCGACTGGGTTACCCTTTGTGTGGGACTGGCTGCTCTTGCCATCATCATTGTAACTCCGAAGGTGTCGCGCCGTCTGCCGGGAGCGCTTATCGCAATCATAATCGTCACAGCTGTCGTAGCTGTTGTGCCGGGTATCAGCGTCGAGACCATCGGCGACCGGTTCGGTTCGTTGTCAACCGACATCCCGCAGCCTCATGGATTTGAACTCAACATGGCGACTATCAACCGTCTTCTCCCGTCGGCATTTACAATTGCCATTCTCGGAGCTATCGAGTCGCTTCTTTCAGCTACAGTCGCCGACGGTGTGACAGGTACACGCACTAACAGCAACACAGAACTGATAGGGCAGGGTATGGCTAACATTATCGTGCCGTTCTTCGGCGGAATCCCTGTCACCGGTGCAATCGCACGCACAATGACAAACATCACAAACGGTGGCCGTACACCTGTCGCAGGAGTTGTCCACGCTATCGTGCTTTTCCTTATTTTCCTTTTCCTCATGCCACTTATCAATCTAATTCCGATGGCATGTCTCGCCGCCGTGCTCATTGTCGTGAGCTACAATATGAGTGGCTGGCGTACGATCCGCTCGATTTTCCACAACCCCAAGAGCGACATCTCCGTGCTCGCGGTAACATTCCTTCTGACCGTAATCTTCGACCTGACGATTGCGATTGAGATGGGTTTGCTGCTGGCTGTAATACTCTTCCTGCGCCGTGTCATGGAAAATACGGAAATCAAGGCTTACTCCGGTCAGCTTGACATCGACGAAGGTTCTGAGATGGCACACCACGAGGTGCTTGATGTCAATCCGGGGGTTGAGGTCTATGAAATCGACGGCCCGTTCTTCTTCGGCGTGGCTACCAAGTTCGATGAGCTTATGCGCAGCAGTATGGGGCGCAAACCTCTTGTCAGAATCATTCGCATGCGTAAAGTGCCTTTCATCGACTCAACAGGAATCCATAACCTTGAGACTCTCATTAAATCCTCGCAGGAGGAAGGAATCCATGTGGTTCTCTCCGGTGTCAAGGAAAATGTGCGTACCGCTCTTGTCAATGCCGGAATCAACCGTCTCATAGGTGAGGATCATATCTGCTCTCACATCACCAAGGCTGTAGAGATGGCCAACAGGATTGCACCTGCATCCTCGACCGTTTCAGCTGCAAATGCGTGA
- a CDS encoding glycosyltransferase family 2 protein — MRIALIMTTYNRPDALDVVLDSIKNQTILPDEILIADDGSGNDTTNAIEHWKEDSTIGSKIRHIWQPDEGFRPGAIRNKAIAKSTCDYIIMIDGDMMLHPKFIEDHKKVIRKGYVVNGCRVRLDEKLTNKICATHKHKNINIMTRGILKDRIKCIRFRPLSKLFLDNFKPHSYYGIGCNMAFWRNDAIAVNGFDETFTGWGHEDSDFLFRLSRIGVKKCDLRFAAVQYHLYHTQRGNGSDNHIILKNRNSEGIIKAIKGIDQYLD; from the coding sequence ATGCGTATCGCTCTTATTATGACCACATACAATAGACCGGATGCTTTAGATGTAGTTTTGGACAGTATCAAAAATCAGACTATACTACCTGATGAAATCCTTATTGCAGACGATGGTTCTGGAAATGATACAACCAATGCTATAGAACATTGGAAAGAAGATTCCACAATCGGATCGAAAATCAGACATATATGGCAACCAGATGAAGGTTTTAGACCGGGAGCTATACGGAATAAGGCTATAGCAAAAAGCACATGTGATTATATCATAATGATAGATGGAGACATGATGCTACATCCAAAATTCATTGAAGATCATAAAAAAGTTATTCGTAAAGGCTATGTCGTAAATGGATGTCGCGTACGTTTAGACGAGAAATTGACAAACAAAATCTGTGCGACCCATAAGCATAAGAATATTAATATTATGACAAGAGGTATTTTGAAAGATAGGATAAAGTGTATTAGATTTCGTCCGCTTTCAAAATTGTTTTTAGATAATTTCAAACCTCATAGTTATTATGGGATAGGATGCAATATGGCATTCTGGCGCAACGATGCAATAGCCGTAAACGGATTTGATGAAACATTCACAGGCTGGGGACACGAAGATTCCGATTTCTTATTCAGGTTAAGTCGCATAGGAGTAAAAAAATGTGATTTACGTTTTGCAGCTGTCCAATATCACCTATACCACACACAGAGAGGTAATGGTTCGGATAATCATATCATATTAAAAAACCGAAATTCAGAGGGAATAATAAAAGCAATCAAAGGTATTGACCAATATCTTGATTGA